The Polyangium aurulentum genomic interval CGTCGAGGGGGTGCTCCTCGTGTTCGGCGCGCGGCCGGGCGGCGGCGTCATCCGCCTCGCGCGCCTCGAGCCCGGGGCGCTCTTCGGCGAGCAGGCGCTGCTCGGGCGGGCGGGCGGTCGCCGCGCCGCCACCGTGCGCGCCACCGGCCCGGTGACGGTCGCGCGCATCGCCGCCCAGGATTTCCGCAATGCCCTGCCCGAGGGCCATCCGGTCCGGCAAAAGCTCGTGCGCCTCGGCGAGGCACAGCTCCGCGACAGGCTCACGCAGCAATCGATCCTCTTTCGCGCCCTGCATTCGCAGAGCGACGACGCCGCAGGCCTCGGGGCCGAGCTCGTCACGTTCGAGCGCGGCGAGGTGCTGTTCTACCAGGGCGAGCCCTCGGACGCGGTGTATGTCGTGGTCAGCGGCGCCGTGGGCGTCTACATCGAGAAGGGCGGGCCGCCGCAGCTCCTCGGGCGCGTCGAGGCAGGGCAATGCGTGGGCGAGCGGGGGATCCTGCGCCGCGAGGGGCGCGTCGGGACGGCCGTGGCCGAGGATCTCGTCACCGCCTTCCGCATTCCGGGCGAGCGCTTCATGGCGCTGCTCCAGCAATCGGCCGAGCTGAAGGAGTATTTCGAGAGCCTGGAGAGCGTCTATGCGCTGCCGCACCGCGGCTTCGTGACCACGTTCGCGGGCAAGTTCATCGGCAAGCCGGCGATCACGAGCGTTTATCACCTGCCCCGCGGGCGCCACGCGGTCGCCTCGCACGTCCCCGGCGAGGAATTGCACCACCTCACCGTGAGCGAGCCCGGCCTCGAGGGTCCGCCGGACGACAAGGGCAAACACCGCTTCGTCGATCCCCGGCGCGGCCTCGAGCGCGAGATCGTCGTCTCGCCGGACGGGCGGCTGCTCTCGCTCACGGCCCGCGGGGAATGGGAAGACCTGCCCAAGCTCTTCGCCCTCGCGCTCGAAGGCGGCGCGCTCTCGTCGTGGCAATGCGCGGCCTTCGCCGATACGGGCTCGATCGCGCTCGAGGCGCCGCCGGCCCTCGTTCCCGACGACGACATCATCTGCACCTGCATGCGCGTGCGCCGCCGCGATCTGCGCAAGGTCATCCTCGAGGGCGCGAGCACGCCCGAGGCCGTGCGAGATCGAACCCGGGCGGGCAGCGCGTGCGGCGCCTGCTTGCCGCGCATCGCGGAGATGCTCGGCAAGAGCGCCTGGACGCCGGCGCGCATCGTTGAGGCCATCGACATCGCCACCGACGTGCGCGCCTTCCGGCTGATGCCGAAGAATGGCGAGGTGCAAAAGGCCTCGCCGGGCCAGCACATCGTCATCCAGGCCGAGATCGACGGCCGCTGGATCGAGCGCCCGTACACGCTCTCCGCGCCCACCGCGAGCGGCCATTACGAGGTCACGGTCAAGCGCATCCCGGGCGGCCTCTTCTCGTCGTGGCTCTTCGACAGGCGAACCGAGGACGCGCTCATCCGCATCTCGGAGCCCGGGGGCAGGTTCACGCTGCCGCCCGGCGACAGGCCCGCGATCTACCTCGTCGCCGGCATCGGCGTGACCCCCGCTGCCGCGGTTTGCCGCGCGATCCGCGACGGGGCCGCATGCCGCCGCGTCCACATCGACTACTCGGCCCACCGCCCCGACATGGCCCCCTACGCCGAGGAGCTGCGCAAGGCCGCGGCCATTTGTCCCAGCGTCACATTGCGCGTGCGCTTCACGGAGGTCTGGGGCCGGATCACCGACGCGGACGTGGCTGCCCTCGTCGAGGACAACCCCGACGCGGAGTATTTCCTCTGCGGTCCCACCTCGTATCTGCAC includes:
- a CDS encoding nitric oxide synthase oxygenase, whose translation is MTHEIEPLLRAAGLLDGIDPAAAEALLAGIVVQRYESGAQIIREGEIGDAAFVLVEGVLLVFGARPGGGVIRLARLEPGALFGEQALLGRAGGRRAATVRATGPVTVARIAAQDFRNALPEGHPVRQKLVRLGEAQLRDRLTQQSILFRALHSQSDDAAGLGAELVTFERGEVLFYQGEPSDAVYVVVSGAVGVYIEKGGPPQLLGRVEAGQCVGERGILRREGRVGTAVAEDLVTAFRIPGERFMALLQQSAELKEYFESLESVYALPHRGFVTTFAGKFIGKPAITSVYHLPRGRHAVASHVPGEELHHLTVSEPGLEGPPDDKGKHRFVDPRRGLEREIVVSPDGRLLSLTARGEWEDLPKLFALALEGGALSSWQCAAFADTGSIALEAPPALVPDDDIICTCMRVRRRDLRKVILEGASTPEAVRDRTRAGSACGACLPRIAEMLGKSAWTPARIVEAIDIATDVRAFRLMPKNGEVQKASPGQHIVIQAEIDGRWIERPYTLSAPTASGHYEVTVKRIPGGLFSSWLFDRRTEDALIRISEPGGRFTLPPGDRPAIYLVAGIGVTPAAAVCRAIRDGAACRRVHIDYSAHRPDMAPYAEELRKAAAICPSVTLRVRFTEVWGRITDADVAALVEDNPDAEYFLCGPTSYLHAVSKALLEQGVPDWRVHIEEFVVTGEAPPPPPSTPFSVRIPFFAPQQLLAQARGTTPAPASVRNEAPRPADPAPPSSVAISLPISTTKSAPRKPPPQGGCPFAHGTHRDDGLGEVPPIVAGGDAGVAEEARAYLVQFYREKGAPRAFAARWAEVSAEIERTGTYTQTYDELSFGAKLAWRNSTRCIGRLFWNGLQVRDMRHLVDEDEILSALVDHIELATHGGNLRAVMTVLPPADASGKGPRIWNAQLLRYAGYRNPDGTITGDPVNAAITEQAQRLGWKGGPRTRFDLLPLIVSLPGKEPRWMEIPRHVVREVRIEHPDHPWFAALGLKWYALPAVSDVLLDLGGVKYTAAPFNGWYMATEIGARNFSDPDRYDMLPVIAERLGLDTRRAATLWKDRAQIELTRAVLHSFERAGVKMVDHHGAAEDFMQFVDIERSQGRCVHMRWSWITPPIGGSSTPVFHLDEDNHPDIPLKPNFFYQPRAWA